From one Chanodichthys erythropterus isolate Z2021 chromosome 3, ASM2448905v1, whole genome shotgun sequence genomic stretch:
- the LOC137004504 gene encoding insulin: MHRSGLLLLSLCAGSLVTHSGAFGNRRLCGIQLVEALLLVCGEKGLFYQPGRRFGFRIMRNSAPFLQQTGVAAQSGERGTARSSVAKRGIVEQCCHFYCDYYDLENYCNT, encoded by the exons ATGCACAGATCTGGATTGCTCCTGCTGTCTCTGTGTGCCGGCTCTCTGGTGACCCATAGTGGCGCGTTTGGGAATCGAAGGCTGTGCGGGATTCAGCTTGTGGAAGCGCTGCTACTCGTCTGTGGGGAAAAGGGTCTCTTCTACCAGCCTGGCAGGCGTTTCGGTTTCC GCATCATGAGGAACAGCGCCCCCTTCCTGCAGCAGACGGGAGTTGCTGCTCAGAGTGGAGAGAGGGGCACTGCCAGAAGCAGCGTTGCAAAGAGAGGCATTGTAGAGCAGTGCTGCCATTTCTACTGTGACTATTATGACCTGGAGAATTACTGTAACACATAG
- the si:ch211-195b15.7 gene encoding synembryn-A, with protein sequence MPVDVEKIIQFIKQGDQDNVQIHLDDYNTQNSKCFFFDVEEKERRKQRELDEFRRNKVREYIPDSDSDFDSDENEDPDLVLRRRLAAALIWFIRMRLQPGVLRVCLRTLRIISRDRKALAPLITDYAIVTLARLGGISTLPTWPEEEDAQWGSSYTCAESSVSEGEVQFNPVNITSNCNTGRETQNDHHEESIRKDGVCGVLTRGKRDTRGEKDEEGEEGHDDGEVWRREAMKTLCNVIYNSPKAQERASALKLLQGLSERLKEGIHSSSPPTGQFFELRLLFLLTALRPELRIELRQERGMSMLTAALEQCLEVCWGETHEVLTDLTAPPVCKEVSQRALEILKILFNITYNVHRQEVDEEAAALYRHLAAVLRHCLLVNCEGEERKEELQGHTVNVLSALPLQCLDVLLSVRLSEGSKESGGVNMDCVHTLLLFMEKRLDRGHKPKEKLTPVLNLLTESSKAHRETRHYLRQQILPPLRDVELRPEQGNTLRSRLVRLMTHVDTDIKQCAAELLFVLCKENVSRFVKYTGYGNAAGLLAARGLLDGRGTSPQPQYSSDSDSDTEEYRQAKDRINLVTGRVEEEQPDPMEGMTEEEKEAEALNLINMFNRLSRDKIIQPVGVTTDGKLAPLSGQMRHSAVQEEDEEEEEDEEEDDSETDQ encoded by the exons ATGCCTGTAGACGTGGAGAAGATTATTCAGTTTATCAAACAAGGAGACCAGGACAATGTTCAAATACATCTGGATGATTACAACACTCAG AACtccaaatgtttcttttttgatgTGGAAGAAAAGGAGAGAAGAAAG CAGAGAGAGCTGGATGAG TTCCGCAGGAATAAAGTGAGAGAGTATATCCCAGACTCTGACTCTGATTTTGACTCTGATGAGAATGAGGATCCAGATCTTGTTCTGCGGAGG AGGCTTGCTGCAGCTCTGATCTGGTTTATTCGCATGCGGCTGCAGCCGGGCGTTTTGAGGGTGTGTTTGAGAACTCTGCGAATCATCTCACGGGACCGCAAGGCCTTGGCACCCCTGATCACGGACTATGCCATTGTAACTCTCGCTCGCCTCGGGGGCATCTCCACCCTGCCTACCTGGCCCGAAGAAGAGGATGCTCAGTGGGGCTCCTCCTACA CCTGTGCTGAGTCTTCAGTCAGTGAAGGAGAAGTGCAATTCAACCCTGTGAATATAACATCTAACTGTAATACTGGGAGAGAAACACAAAACGACCACCATGAAGAAAGTATAAGGAAAGATGGGGTCTGTGGGGTGTTGACAAGAGGAAAGAGGGATACCAGAGGAGAGAAGGATGAGGAGGGAGAGGAGGGGCATGATGATGGAGAGGTCTGGAGGAGAGAGGCAATGAAGACTCTGTGCAATGTCATTTACAACAGCCCAAAAGCACAAGAGAGAGCCAGCGCCCTGAA GTTGCTCCAAGGCCTGTCAGAGAGACTGAAGGAGGGTATACATTCCTCATCACCTCCAACTGGTCAATTTTTTGAACTGCGGCTTCTCTTTCTCTTGACTGCTTTACGGCCTGAACTTAGGATAGAGCTCCGTCAG GAGCGCGGCATGTCCATGCTGACTGCAGCTCTGGAGCAGTGTTTAGAAGTGTGCTGGGGTGAAACGCATGAGGTGCTGACTGACCTGACAGCACCCCCTGTGTGTAAGGAGGTGTCTCAACGTGCCCTTGAGATTCTGAAGATCCTATTCAACATTACCTATAATGTGCACAGACAGGAAGTCGACGAG GAGGCTGCAGCTTTGTATCGTCACCTAGCTGCAGTCCTGCGTCACTGTCTGCTCGTGAACTGTGAGGGAGAGGAAAGAAAAGAGGAGCTGCAAGG ACACACGGTAAATGTGCTCTCAGCACTTCCTCTGCAATGCCTGGATGTTCTCCTGTCTGTTCGCCTATCCGAAGGTTCAAAGGAGTCTGGCGGAGTCAACATGGACTGTGTCCACACTTTGCTGCTCTTCATGGAAAAGAGACTGGACAGA GGCCATAAACCGAAGGAAAAGTTGACTCCAGTCTTAAACCTGTTGACGGAGAGCAGCAAAGCACACAGGGAAACTAGGCACTATCTCAGACAGCAG ATCCTTCCTCCTCTGAGAGACGTTGAGCTGAGGCCTGAGCAGGGGAACACACTGAGGAGCAGACTAGTGCGACTAATGACCCACGTCGACACTGATATCAAACAATGTGCAGCTGAGCTTCTTTTTGTGCTCTGTAAAGAAAATG tgAGCAGGTTTGTGAAGTACACCGGTTACGGTAATGCAGCGGGGCTGCTGGCGGCACGGGGTCTTTTGGACGGTCGTGGCACTTCTCCTCAACCACAGTACTCCAGTGACTCTGACTCAGACACGGAGGAGTACAGACAGGCCAAGGACAGGATTAACCTTGTGACGGGACGGGTGGAGGAGGAACAGCCTGATCCAATGGAAGGGATGACTGAAGAAGAGAAAGAGGCAGAGGCGCTCAATCTCATAAATATGTTCAACAGGCTGTCACG GGACAAGATCATTCAGCCAGTGGGAGTGACCACGGACGGCAAACTGGCGCCGCTCAGTGGCCAGATGAGGCACAGCGCAGTGCAGGAGGAggatgaagaagaggaggaggatgaggaggaaGATGATAGTGAGACAGATCAGTAA